A window of Aeromicrobium sp. Root236 contains these coding sequences:
- a CDS encoding GNAT family N-acetyltransferase: protein MTELRIRPATPDDLEAILGLTAEDSMHYYDEPAEVTDNQRAAIEEITADPQQDLLVGELDGVVVCTAQVTWMRMLAADGGLYCQVEAVRTSAARRGQGLGATLMAFIEDEARRRGAARMQLTTNRERVRAHAFYERLGFVGSHIGMKKYL, encoded by the coding sequence GTGACCGAGCTACGCATCCGGCCGGCCACGCCGGACGACCTCGAGGCGATCCTCGGACTGACGGCCGAGGACTCGATGCACTACTACGACGAGCCGGCCGAGGTCACCGACAACCAGCGGGCGGCGATCGAGGAGATCACCGCGGACCCGCAGCAGGACCTGCTCGTCGGGGAGCTCGACGGCGTCGTGGTGTGCACCGCGCAGGTCACCTGGATGCGCATGCTCGCCGCCGACGGTGGGCTCTACTGCCAGGTCGAGGCCGTACGGACGTCCGCGGCCCGGCGCGGGCAAGGCCTCGGCGCGACGCTTATGGCATTCATCGAGGACGAGGCGCGTCGCCGTGGAGCCGCGCGGATGCAGCTCACGACCAACCGCGAACGCGTACGGGCCCACGCCTTCTACGAGCGCCTCGGCTTCGTCGGCAGCCACATCGGGATGAAGAAGTACCTCTGA
- a CDS encoding MFS transporter, which yields MAEQRTPNRWLMLAVSMVGQIAGTIYVNGAPFLIPYLHLERGLSLVEAGTIAAAPMAGTMCTLIVWGLVVDRIGERAAMTAGLAIVTVGVLGASQSDSLLGLGLWFLVGGIGAGSTNSASGRVVVGWFPANRRGTAMGIRQTGLPLGVGLAALLVPNVVKAHGLSTTLLLIAGICAAATVLCAVLIVDPPRPTRSEAADLGHLDNPYTRDSRLWRIHLASALLVVPQFTVWTYMLVWLIDDKGWSTFAASALVASTQLLGAAGRIGAGWWSDRVGSRLGPMRSVAIAATATMLSLGLLSGTPLAIALIVIATAVTVADNGLAFTAVAEIGGPYWSGRAMGLQNTGQYVASALVPPVVGALVSGRGYGFAFALVAVFPLLAIPLVPVRGERSQQPL from the coding sequence ATGGCCGAGCAGCGCACGCCCAATCGCTGGCTCATGCTCGCCGTCTCCATGGTCGGGCAGATCGCCGGGACGATCTACGTCAACGGCGCGCCGTTCCTGATCCCCTACCTGCACCTCGAGCGCGGACTGAGCCTCGTCGAGGCGGGCACGATCGCCGCCGCACCCATGGCCGGGACGATGTGCACGCTCATCGTCTGGGGGCTCGTCGTCGACCGTATCGGTGAGCGGGCGGCCATGACCGCGGGCCTCGCGATCGTCACGGTCGGTGTGCTCGGCGCGAGCCAGAGCGACTCGTTACTCGGGCTCGGACTGTGGTTCCTCGTCGGCGGCATCGGCGCCGGCAGCACCAACTCGGCGAGTGGCCGCGTCGTCGTCGGGTGGTTCCCCGCGAATCGCCGTGGCACGGCGATGGGCATCCGCCAGACCGGCCTGCCGCTCGGCGTCGGGCTCGCCGCGCTGCTGGTGCCCAACGTCGTCAAGGCGCACGGCCTGTCCACGACGTTGCTCCTCATCGCGGGGATCTGCGCCGCCGCCACGGTCCTGTGCGCCGTCCTGATCGTCGACCCGCCGCGGCCCACCCGCAGCGAGGCAGCCGACCTCGGGCACCTCGACAACCCGTACACCCGCGACTCGCGGCTCTGGCGCATCCACCTCGCGTCGGCGCTGCTCGTCGTCCCGCAGTTCACGGTGTGGACCTACATGCTCGTGTGGCTCATCGACGACAAGGGCTGGTCGACGTTCGCCGCCAGCGCCCTGGTCGCATCGACGCAGCTGCTCGGCGCGGCCGGCCGGATCGGCGCGGGTTGGTGGTCCGACCGGGTCGGCAGCCGCCTCGGTCCGATGCGTTCGGTCGCGATCGCGGCCACCGCGACGATGCTCTCGCTGGGGTTGCTGTCCGGCACACCGCTGGCCATCGCCCTGATCGTCATCGCCACTGCGGTGACCGTCGCGGACAACGGCCTGGCGTTCACCGCGGTCGCGGAGATCGGCGGGCCGTACTGGTCGGGTCGCGCCATGGGCCTGCAGAACACCGGCCAGTACGTCGCCTCGGCCCTCGTCCCGCCGGTGGTCGGTGCGCTCGTCTCGGGACGGGGCTACGGGTTCGCGTTCGCGCTCGTCGCGGTGTTCCCGCTGCTGGCGATCCCGCTGGTCCCCGTCCGTGGGGAGCGCAGCCAGCAGCCCCTGTGA
- a CDS encoding heterodisulfide reductase-related iron-sulfur binding cluster codes for MRVVAIVVSLAITAVAVALAVKAVKDMVAVIRKGQPAIGRTDNKGARWANMFKETLGHTRMLQWTWIGIMHWFVFAGFIYLSSMVLGAYFQVFDAHQALPIIGHWVIYEWPAEVLSWLTLIGIVFLIAVRQKNHPRSLGRKSRFFGSTFWQAYFVETIIFVVVLCGFTLRTLEYAMEKAHGADDLTFHYPMTFFLGDLWDGLSVDTMENLVYIIAMIKIVVSMTWLITIARNITMGVAWHRFTAWFNIWFKRESDGSTALGGLEPIYIKGKALDLEDMDDLEEEDFAKLGVGKVEDFSWKGILDFTTCTECGRCQSQCPAWNTEKPLSPKLLMMGLRDHAYAKLPILGQDEETLTDEQKAELERPLIGNAEAYGVIDPDVLWSCTNCGACVQQCPVDIEHVDHIDDMRRFQVLVESNFPAELNNIFKGLERKGNPWGMDPKGRMDWAKKLDFEVKQVGVDVEDLDEVEWLFWVGCAGAFEDRAKKTTQAVAELLDMAGVTFAVLGDGETCTGDPARRAGNEIVFQQLAMQNAEVFKETKVKKVVSTCAHCFNTLKNEYAEFGVELEVVHHTQLLNRLVREGKLTPVAPTAETETKKITYHDPCFLGRHNQVYEPPRELLSVIPGAEFTEMPRNSEKSFCCGAGGARMWMEETLGSRINVNRTEEAIATGADQIAVGCPFCRVMLSDGLTLKQSEGAAREEVEVLDVAQMLLAGVKRAPSAEETAAVVAEAEAATSAEAEAATDSPAGPSSGSGGPDAVTDTDKAAAAAHNIDVDDEGSRTGDAPEARSDDNAPAAPEPVKAEAPEPEAKADPAEEAEPDAEDKADESLSKTEDVGPAAEATETVDETPAEDASTGSTAEETSSTSEETGSTPEDSASDEADEPVDDRDASEKEKAAWANVGPVNTDLTPSDDASTGSTSEATGATSESSSSDKDPGDTTDPETELVPEESDNEPELPATKDPDEMPAETVTDVPDETEPVEEDAREEEAGIIAVEDAESTADPVSEDAAPLTDANPSGADLSKAAGAGDTDDEDDQPKS; via the coding sequence ATGCGTGTCGTCGCCATAGTCGTGTCACTTGCCATCACCGCGGTCGCGGTGGCTCTGGCAGTGAAGGCCGTCAAGGACATGGTCGCCGTGATCCGCAAGGGTCAGCCCGCGATCGGCCGCACCGACAACAAGGGTGCCCGCTGGGCCAACATGTTCAAGGAGACGCTGGGCCACACCCGCATGCTCCAGTGGACGTGGATCGGCATCATGCACTGGTTCGTGTTCGCCGGGTTCATCTACCTGAGCTCGATGGTGCTGGGCGCCTACTTCCAGGTCTTCGACGCCCACCAGGCGCTCCCGATCATCGGCCACTGGGTCATCTACGAGTGGCCCGCCGAGGTCCTGTCGTGGTTGACGCTGATCGGCATCGTCTTCCTCATCGCCGTACGCCAGAAGAACCACCCGCGCAGCCTCGGCCGCAAGTCGCGATTCTTCGGCTCGACGTTCTGGCAGGCCTACTTCGTCGAGACCATCATCTTCGTCGTCGTGCTCTGCGGCTTCACACTGCGCACCCTCGAGTACGCCATGGAGAAGGCGCACGGCGCCGACGACCTGACGTTCCACTACCCGATGACGTTCTTCCTCGGCGACCTGTGGGACGGCCTCTCGGTCGACACCATGGAGAACCTCGTCTACATCATCGCGATGATCAAGATCGTCGTGTCGATGACGTGGCTCATCACGATCGCCCGCAACATCACGATGGGTGTCGCCTGGCACCGCTTCACCGCGTGGTTCAACATCTGGTTCAAGCGCGAATCCGACGGCTCCACCGCCCTGGGCGGCCTCGAGCCGATCTACATCAAGGGCAAGGCGCTCGACCTCGAGGACATGGACGACCTCGAGGAGGAGGACTTCGCCAAGCTGGGCGTCGGCAAGGTCGAGGACTTCTCGTGGAAGGGCATCCTCGACTTCACGACGTGCACCGAGTGCGGCCGCTGCCAGAGCCAGTGCCCCGCATGGAACACCGAGAAGCCCCTGTCGCCCAAGCTCCTCATGATGGGTCTCCGTGACCACGCGTACGCGAAGCTGCCGATCCTCGGCCAGGACGAGGAGACGCTCACCGACGAGCAGAAGGCCGAGCTCGAGCGCCCGCTGATCGGCAACGCCGAGGCCTACGGCGTCATCGACCCCGACGTGCTGTGGTCCTGCACCAACTGCGGCGCCTGCGTGCAGCAGTGCCCCGTCGACATCGAGCACGTCGACCACATCGACGACATGCGCCGGTTCCAGGTGCTCGTCGAGTCCAACTTCCCGGCCGAGCTCAACAACATCTTCAAGGGCCTCGAGCGCAAGGGGAACCCGTGGGGCATGGACCCCAAGGGCCGCATGGACTGGGCCAAGAAGCTCGACTTCGAGGTCAAGCAGGTCGGCGTCGACGTCGAGGACCTCGACGAGGTCGAGTGGCTGTTCTGGGTCGGCTGCGCCGGCGCGTTCGAGGACCGGGCAAAGAAGACGACGCAGGCCGTCGCCGAGCTTCTCGACATGGCCGGCGTGACGTTCGCGGTCCTGGGCGACGGCGAGACCTGCACGGGTGACCCCGCCCGCCGCGCGGGCAACGAGATCGTCTTCCAGCAGCTCGCGATGCAGAACGCCGAGGTGTTCAAGGAGACCAAGGTCAAGAAGGTCGTCTCGACCTGCGCCCACTGCTTCAACACGCTCAAGAACGAGTACGCCGAGTTCGGTGTCGAGCTCGAGGTCGTGCACCACACGCAGCTGCTCAACCGGCTCGTCCGCGAGGGCAAGCTGACCCCGGTCGCGCCGACGGCGGAGACCGAGACCAAGAAGATCACCTACCACGACCCGTGCTTCCTGGGCCGCCACAACCAGGTCTACGAGCCGCCGCGCGAGCTGCTCAGCGTCATCCCCGGTGCCGAGTTCACCGAGATGCCGCGCAACTCCGAGAAGTCGTTCTGCTGCGGCGCCGGCGGTGCCCGCATGTGGATGGAGGAGACCCTCGGATCGCGGATCAACGTCAACCGCACCGAGGAGGCCATCGCCACCGGTGCCGACCAGATCGCCGTCGGCTGCCCGTTCTGCCGCGTCATGCTGTCGGACGGCCTGACCCTCAAGCAGTCCGAGGGCGCCGCCCGCGAGGAGGTCGAGGTGCTCGACGTCGCGCAGATGCTGCTCGCCGGCGTCAAGCGCGCTCCGTCGGCCGAGGAGACCGCAGCGGTCGTCGCCGAGGCTGAGGCAGCCACGTCTGCCGAGGCGGAGGCGGCAACGGACTCGCCGGCCGGCCCGTCGTCGGGCTCGGGTGGACCCGACGCGGTCACCGACACCGACAAGGCTGCCGCTGCTGCCCACAACATCGACGTCGACGACGAGGGATCCCGTACGGGCGACGCCCCCGAGGCGCGCTCCGACGACAACGCCCCGGCCGCTCCGGAGCCGGTGAAGGCCGAGGCGCCCGAGCCCGAGGCCAAGGCTGACCCCGCCGAGGAGGCTGAGCCGGACGCCGAGGACAAGGCCGACGAGTCGCTCAGCAAGACCGAGGACGTCGGCCCCGCCGCCGAGGCGACCGAGACGGTCGACGAGACGCCGGCCGAGGACGCTTCGACAGGCTCAACGGCCGAGGAGACGAGCTCGACGTCCGAGGAGACAGGCTCGACGCCCGAGGACTCCGCGTCCGACGAGGCCGACGAGCCGGTCGACGATCGCGACGCGAGCGAGAAGGAGAAGGCGGCCTGGGCCAACGTCGGCCCGGTCAACACCGACCTGACGCCGTCCGACGACGCTTCGACAGGCTCAACGTCCGAGGCGACAGGCGCAACGTCCGAGTCGTCGTCCAGCGACAAGGACCCCGGCGACACCACCGACCCGGAGACCGAGCTCGTCCCCGAGGAGTCCGACAACGAGCCGGAGCTGCCGGCGACCAAGGACCCCGACGAGATGCCGGCCGAGACGGTCACGGACGTCCCTGACGAGACCGAACCCGTCGAGGAGGACGCCCGCGAGGAGGAGGCTGGCATCATCGCGGTCGAGGACGCCGAGTCCACCGCCGATCCGGTGTCCGAGGACGCCGCACCGCTGACCGACGCCAACCCCAGCGGGGCCGATCTCAGCAAGGCGGCCGGTGCCGGCGACACGGACGACGAGGACGACCAGCCCAAGTCGTAG
- a CDS encoding YchJ family protein, protein MTRCPCLSGLTYEACCGALHAGTSTAQTAEQLMRSRYSAFAVGDADHLSGTWHPTTRPDDLTLDADRRWYRLDVLRTERGGPFDTEGVVEFRAYHRSPTGKGSQHEVSRFVREDGRWLYVDGIG, encoded by the coding sequence ATGACCCGTTGCCCCTGCCTGAGCGGGCTGACGTACGAGGCGTGCTGCGGCGCGCTGCACGCCGGCACGTCGACCGCGCAGACCGCCGAGCAGCTGATGCGCTCGCGCTACAGCGCGTTCGCGGTCGGCGACGCCGACCACCTGTCGGGGACGTGGCACCCCACCACCCGGCCGGACGACCTGACGCTCGACGCAGACCGTCGGTGGTACCGGCTCGACGTCCTCCGCACCGAGCGCGGCGGCCCGTTCGACACCGAGGGTGTCGTGGAGTTCCGGGCGTACCATCGCTCGCCCACCGGCAAGGGCAGCCAGCACGAGGTCAGCAGGTTCGTCCGCGAGGACGGCCGCTGGTTGTACGTCGACGGCATCGGCTGA
- a CDS encoding ABC transporter ATP-binding protein gives MSQTPPLLRVRGLHRRFGNLDVITDLDLDLEAGRALAITGPNGSGKSTALRCIAGADEPTAGTIELDGAALDERSPAVRRDLAVVMDDMSFFPDLSVVEHLDLLARAHSIEEVEEVVDAVLTDVGLLAQAGQLPGTLSSGQRRRLALATAFVRPRRLLILDEPEQRLDAGGLAWLADRLNAEKQQGLGILLVSHDTTLVEAVADDVLALEAR, from the coding sequence ATGTCCCAGACGCCTCCGCTGCTGCGCGTCCGCGGCCTGCACCGCCGGTTCGGTAACCTCGACGTCATCACCGATCTCGACCTCGACCTCGAGGCGGGCCGCGCCCTGGCGATCACCGGGCCCAACGGCTCGGGCAAGTCGACGGCCCTGCGCTGCATCGCCGGCGCCGACGAGCCGACCGCCGGCACGATCGAGCTGGACGGCGCGGCACTCGACGAGCGGTCACCCGCCGTACGCCGCGACCTGGCCGTCGTGATGGACGACATGAGCTTCTTCCCCGACCTCAGCGTCGTCGAGCACCTCGATCTGCTGGCGCGGGCTCACAGCATCGAGGAGGTCGAGGAGGTGGTCGACGCCGTGCTCACCGACGTCGGCCTCCTCGCCCAGGCCGGCCAGCTGCCCGGCACGTTGTCGTCGGGCCAGCGCCGCCGCCTCGCGCTCGCCACCGCATTCGTACGTCCTCGACGCCTGCTGATCCTCGACGAGCCGGAGCAACGGCTCGACGCCGGCGGCCTGGCCTGGCTCGCGGACCGGCTCAACGCCGAGAAGCAGCAGGGCCTCGGCATCCTGCTGGTCAGCCACGACACGACACTCGTCGAGGCCGTCGCCGACGACGTGCTGGCCCTGGAGGCTCGGTGA
- a CDS encoding DUF6297 family protein produces MTRASRRDVRELRRQAREWRRGRADTTLMEVLSDAYIALFATTMLSAMAISAIHQTRLSIADSCTTSECSDARFSSTWVCLTAMLAVTLALARVLGPVQVSPAEGSWLLATPVDRAAVLRPRLGLVAAISALAAAVVGSIASTLAGFDPPAIGLVAAAAMASGIAAAMLAALAQPRGGWIVRILAWLLGTATWVALVFIASDVMPSAPTSAPWTAVTGATIAGAIWIGALGLVIAGARNLSRIHRNRLVPGGALLANLSGALAGLDLTMMYDILVAQKWLIRSTVKPVRSGPKGPWALVWRDVIRLRRSVPSLLILAGAVVVPYLVHAVDLRTLVVLAGALTLFVTGVPLCSALRTTSRNAGLVRCFPMPAATVRGACLVVPAAVTLLWSLAALPAVHAGTSATWAASISIAVAMGMTALAAMARWLLAPPPSYAQSLVSSPAGGIPPGLAFSLLRGFDVLVLATAPILISPTSTGAFVSLLLSAGVLGIVVRRD; encoded by the coding sequence GTGACCCGAGCTTCCCGGCGCGACGTCCGGGAGCTGCGCCGGCAGGCGCGGGAGTGGCGGCGCGGGCGTGCTGACACGACCCTGATGGAGGTGCTGTCGGACGCGTACATCGCGCTCTTCGCGACCACCATGCTGTCGGCGATGGCGATCAGCGCGATCCACCAGACCCGCCTCAGCATCGCGGACAGCTGCACGACATCGGAGTGCTCGGACGCCCGGTTCTCGTCGACGTGGGTGTGCCTCACAGCGATGCTCGCGGTCACGCTGGCACTGGCGCGCGTCCTCGGTCCCGTCCAGGTGTCGCCCGCCGAAGGCTCCTGGCTGCTCGCGACCCCGGTCGACCGCGCCGCCGTGCTGCGGCCGCGCCTGGGCCTCGTCGCCGCCATATCCGCCCTCGCCGCCGCCGTCGTCGGATCGATCGCCTCCACCCTCGCCGGTTTCGATCCTCCGGCCATCGGGCTCGTCGCGGCCGCCGCCATGGCCAGCGGGATCGCCGCAGCGATGCTCGCTGCCCTGGCGCAGCCTCGCGGCGGCTGGATCGTTCGCATCCTCGCGTGGCTCCTGGGCACCGCCACCTGGGTGGCCTTGGTGTTCATCGCGTCCGACGTCATGCCGTCGGCTCCGACCTCAGCGCCGTGGACTGCCGTCACCGGGGCGACGATCGCCGGCGCGATCTGGATCGGTGCCCTGGGCCTGGTGATCGCCGGGGCCCGCAACCTGTCGCGGATCCACCGCAACCGGCTCGTGCCGGGCGGCGCCCTGCTGGCCAACCTCTCCGGCGCGCTCGCCGGCCTCGACCTGACGATGATGTACGACATCCTGGTCGCCCAGAAGTGGTTGATCCGCTCGACCGTCAAGCCCGTACGCAGCGGTCCGAAGGGGCCGTGGGCCCTGGTGTGGCGCGACGTCATCAGGCTTCGACGCTCCGTGCCCTCGCTGCTGATCCTGGCCGGGGCGGTCGTCGTGCCCTACCTGGTACACGCGGTCGACCTCCGCACGCTCGTGGTCCTCGCCGGTGCGCTGACGTTGTTCGTGACCGGCGTGCCGCTGTGCTCGGCGCTGCGTACGACGAGTCGCAACGCCGGCCTCGTGCGGTGCTTCCCCATGCCCGCCGCGACCGTGCGCGGCGCCTGCCTGGTCGTACCCGCAGCCGTCACCCTGCTGTGGTCGCTCGCCGCCCTGCCGGCTGTGCACGCGGGGACGTCCGCGACCTGGGCGGCGAGCATCTCGATCGCGGTCGCCATGGGCATGACGGCGCTGGCCGCGATGGCGCGCTGGCTCCTGGCACCGCCGCCGAGCTACGCCCAAAGCCTCGTGTCGTCACCCGCCGGTGGCATCCCGCCGGGTCTGGCCTTCAGCCTGCTGCGCGGCTTCGACGTGCTGGTCCTCGCGACGGCGCCGATCCTGATCTCGCCCACCTCCACCGGTGCGTTCGTGTCGCTGCTGCTCTCCGCAGGCGTCCTGGGCATCGTCGTCCGCCGCGACTGA
- a CDS encoding TetR/AcrR family transcriptional regulator: MTETPKRRGRPPSGGREEILRATKELLREKGMAKVTTRDVAARAKVSEGSVFYHFEDRFGLLKAVFENTLEPMHLDRIDPETDDLRTTVTAMSEGIETFLNGSLDVMMAAQSDAGLRDSLHAYMHESDYGPHRGIANIALYVTAKQDAGVVRPDVDPKVVAAMIVNDALQRAAVPKLIGSRKGIQPRPAFIDTLMAMLAPPA, encoded by the coding sequence ATGACCGAGACCCCGAAGCGCCGCGGCCGACCGCCCTCAGGAGGGCGTGAGGAGATCCTGCGCGCCACCAAGGAGCTGCTTCGCGAGAAGGGCATGGCCAAGGTCACGACGCGTGACGTCGCCGCGCGTGCCAAGGTCTCCGAGGGCAGCGTGTTCTATCACTTCGAGGACCGTTTCGGCCTGCTCAAGGCGGTCTTCGAGAACACGCTCGAGCCCATGCACCTCGACCGGATCGACCCCGAGACGGACGACCTCCGCACCACCGTGACGGCGATGTCCGAGGGCATCGAGACGTTCCTCAACGGCAGCCTCGACGTCATGATGGCGGCGCAGTCCGATGCCGGCCTCCGCGACTCCCTGCACGCCTACATGCACGAGAGCGACTACGGGCCGCACCGCGGCATCGCGAACATCGCGCTCTACGTCACGGCCAAGCAGGACGCCGGTGTCGTACGCCCGGACGTCGACCCCAAGGTCGTCGCGGCGATGATCGTCAACGACGCGCTCCAGCGGGCCGCCGTGCCCAAGCTGATCGGCAGCCGCAAGGGGATCCAGCCACGCCCTGCGTTCATCGACACCCTGATGGCGATGTTGGCGCCTCCGGCCTGA
- a CDS encoding MFS transporter produces MSSTTAEPSVLATSRGKLILILLCSVGFLDLIDVTIVNVALPAIRDDLGFSVQELQWVPSAYLLTYGGFMLLGGRAADLLGRRRVLVAGIALFGISSLVGGFADTSTVLVGARLVQGVGAALTIPATLSIITTTFTDGPDRHKAFGAWAAVGGLASAVGVLLGGVLTEGPGWRWVMFINPVICAILLPAIYAVIPDDRPAVRRRGFDLVGTILATGAMLLLVYTLVEAPDRGWDAARTIAGLAGTVVLAALFIWVESRTRNPLVPFTIFQVRGLAAANITQFVAFAGFISMFFFLSLYMQGILGFSPIQTGLAYLPVCVVIGVSAGIATALIAKVGTRVLVVTGGLVTAIGIYLFSLMPVDGSYVSDLLPGMIVMSSGIGLVFVALINAANAGVPEEQAGLAAALLNSSQQVGGALGLAVLSAIATSRTNDVLAGHGAPPAALVEGFQRGLLFGSIFLVAGALTGLRTTNTRELQEAAA; encoded by the coding sequence ATGTCATCGACGACTGCAGAACCGTCTGTCCTCGCCACGTCGCGAGGCAAGCTCATCCTCATCCTGTTGTGCTCGGTCGGGTTCCTCGACCTCATCGACGTCACGATCGTCAACGTCGCGTTGCCGGCCATCCGGGACGACCTCGGCTTCTCCGTCCAGGAGCTCCAGTGGGTGCCCAGCGCCTACCTGCTGACGTACGGCGGCTTCATGCTGCTCGGCGGCCGGGCGGCCGACCTGCTGGGACGCCGGCGGGTGCTCGTCGCCGGCATCGCACTGTTCGGCATCTCGTCGCTCGTCGGCGGATTCGCCGACACCTCCACCGTGCTGGTGGGCGCCCGGCTCGTGCAGGGCGTCGGGGCAGCCCTCACGATTCCCGCGACGCTCTCGATCATCACCACGACGTTCACCGACGGCCCGGACCGCCACAAGGCGTTCGGCGCCTGGGCCGCGGTCGGCGGCCTCGCGTCAGCCGTCGGCGTGCTGCTGGGCGGCGTGCTCACGGAGGGACCCGGCTGGCGGTGGGTCATGTTCATCAACCCGGTCATCTGCGCCATCCTGCTCCCGGCGATCTACGCGGTGATCCCCGACGACCGCCCGGCCGTGCGTCGCCGCGGCTTCGACCTGGTCGGCACGATCCTGGCGACGGGAGCCATGCTGCTGCTGGTCTACACGCTCGTCGAGGCTCCCGACCGCGGCTGGGACGCCGCGCGGACGATCGCCGGGCTGGCCGGAACGGTCGTGCTGGCCGCCCTCTTCATCTGGGTCGAGAGCCGCACCCGCAACCCGCTCGTCCCGTTCACGATCTTCCAGGTCCGCGGGCTCGCAGCCGCCAACATCACCCAGTTCGTCGCGTTCGCGGGGTTCATCTCGATGTTCTTCTTCCTGAGCCTCTACATGCAGGGCATCCTCGGGTTCTCCCCCATCCAGACGGGACTGGCGTATCTCCCGGTCTGCGTCGTGATCGGCGTCTCTGCCGGTATCGCGACGGCGCTGATCGCGAAGGTGGGCACTCGAGTCCTGGTGGTCACCGGCGGCCTGGTGACCGCGATCGGGATCTACCTGTTCTCGCTGATGCCGGTCGACGGTTCGTACGTGTCGGACCTGCTGCCGGGCATGATCGTGATGTCGTCGGGCATCGGGCTCGTCTTCGTGGCCCTCATCAACGCCGCCAACGCCGGGGTGCCCGAGGAGCAGGCCGGCCTGGCCGCCGCGCTGCTCAACTCGTCGCAGCAGGTCGGCGGCGCGCTCGGCCTGGCCGTGCTCTCCGCGATCGCCACCTCACGGACCAACGATGTCCTGGCCGGCCACGGCGCTCCTCCTGCCGCGCTCGTCGAAGGGTTCCAGCGCGGGCTGCTGTTCGGCAGCATCTTCCTCGTCGCCGGCGCGCTGACGGGCTTGCGTACGACCAACACCCGCGAGCTGCAGGAAGCCGCAGCATGA
- a CDS encoding DUF1772 domain-containing protein produces MTESISRVVSLVLGGLFTGFLVTVMVLELSMRDLGASAYTQVRQVELDHLDVLATAMLLPTAAAVIILVCLGLRRGAPGLGLYSVALVLLLVVFMTTVVVNLPINADQRDWSIARPPSDWASDRDRWQVAHAVRTGAALLAYGCLLVASGVHRRATLEPDPVDGRRRELLAQ; encoded by the coding sequence ATGACCGAGTCGATCTCCCGTGTCGTCAGCCTGGTGCTCGGCGGCCTCTTCACGGGCTTCCTGGTCACGGTCATGGTGCTCGAGCTGTCGATGCGTGACCTGGGCGCATCGGCGTACACCCAGGTGCGCCAGGTCGAGCTCGACCACCTGGACGTGCTCGCCACCGCGATGCTCCTGCCGACCGCGGCGGCCGTGATCATCCTGGTCTGCCTGGGACTCAGGCGTGGGGCACCCGGCCTGGGTCTCTACTCGGTCGCGCTGGTGCTGCTGCTCGTCGTGTTCATGACGACGGTCGTGGTCAACCTGCCGATCAACGCCGATCAGCGGGACTGGTCGATCGCCCGGCCACCGAGCGACTGGGCGAGCGACCGGGACCGCTGGCAGGTCGCCCACGCCGTACGCACCGGTGCGGCCCTGCTGGCGTACGGCTGCCTGCTCGTCGCCTCAGGCGTCCACCGTCGGGCCACGCTCGAGCCGGATCCGGTCGACGGACGCCGGAGGGAGCTGCTGGCTCAGTAG